Proteins encoded in a region of the Ptychodera flava strain L36383 chromosome 4, AS_Pfla_20210202, whole genome shotgun sequence genome:
- the LOC139131807 gene encoding uncharacterized protein: MVSLPFTSSHSSYDTAVFSTTPSSFHHVVASSVAIVTASQAMTSPRFTSTHSIPELTHTPSPSVHVLSSSVALVTSSKSTLSMHHTPTPQIAEPPHTFLSSQSSASSSVVMVTAFESRVASYSFSTQLVSKQSQIFPSSSSLVTVKASSTSPILTSLPTKLLNATEVPPTTEVYANNATQMVEIPAEKQKYKMILDGDCSKAMDNQRNFSQQFVKQLAKYFTVDKDKFEVEKVSCGSTIVDFTADISSNPNISMQLENMVEDGSFVFYYGGENFTMVDILTVTENPTPPVTDEPPTTPKAKSTKHGLTYDQQQFIIYVCLATVCGIAIIIAVAFCIQKYSKQCCRSRKKTFELVPEEHFVKLSDFNMAHTTIPRPKSIYEHNLDSNGKFKPYTNEEEEEHAADGNNGVAEHSCSVFTQTEGSLETVHIPQVMGSGQLSPDTKASQEFARNSVPVWDLPKLEGVVRQGEETESLTPVKRPSSGTFKEPITSPTIPSLPPPVPPPQPPPPPPPPAFMDPPTCSKSVQTGPVRTSDTFSELSDTSTVTDTRNLLQATKDGSPISAGVDNPAMIPDVDYVPRITPSDGLQ, encoded by the exons ATGGTATCTCTCCCTTTCACTTCTAGCCATTCTAGCTATGACACTGCTGTTTTTTCCACAACTCCATCATCATTTCATCATGTGGTCGCCTCATCAGTTGCCATAGTAACAGCATCACAGGCCATGACATCCCCACGTTTCACATCAACACACTCTATTCCTGAACTCACTCATACACCTTCGCCATCTGTGCATGTACTGTCCTCATCTGTTGCCTTGGTAACGTCATCAAAGAGCACATTATCCATGCATCACACTCCTACACCCCAGATTGCAGAACCCCCACATACCTTCCTCTCCTCTCAGTCTTCAGCATCCTCATCAGTTGTCATGGTGACAGCATTCGAAAGTCGAGTCGCTTCTTATTCCTTCTCTACACAACTAGTATCCAAACAATCACAAATCTTCCCATCGTCTTCATCGCTCGTAACAGTAAAAGCTTCATCAACATCTCCTATCCTAACATCACTGCcaacaaaattattaaatgcCACTGAAGTTCCCCCTACCACAGAAGTTTATGCGAACAATGCAACTCAAATGGTAGAAATACCTGCAGAAAAgcagaaatacaaaatgattttagaTGGAGACTGCTCAAAAGCAATGGACAACCAAAGAAATTTCTCTCAACAGTTTGTAAAGCAACTTGCCAAATATTTCACAGTGGATAAAGACAAATTTGAAGTTGAAAAAGTTTCTTGTGGTTCAACAATAGTGGATTTCACTGCTGATATTTCCTCAAACCCTAACATATCAATGCAACTTGAAAACATGGTAGAGGATGGTAGTTTTGTTTTTTACTACGGCGGTGAGAACTTTACAATGGTAGATATTTTGACAGTGACAGAAAACCCAACACCGCCTGTGACTGACGAACCTCCTACAACTCCGAAGGCCAAATCTACAAAACATGGTCTTACTTATGATCAACAGCAGTTCATTATTTACGTTTGCCTTGCTACAGTGTGTGGCATTGCGATCATCATTGCTGTTGCCTTTTGCATCCAGAAATACAGCAAGCAGTGTTGTCGCTCGCGCAAGAAGACCTTTGAGCTGGTACCTGAGGAGCACTTTGTGAAACTGTCTGACTTCAATATGGCTCACACAACCATACCTCGGCCCAAGAGTATCTATGAGCACAATCTGGACTCAAACGGGAAGTTCAAGCCATACACAAATGAAGAGGAGGAGGAGCATGCAGCAGATGGCAATAATGGGGTAGCTGAGCACTCGTGTTCTGTATTTACACAGACGGAAGGGTCCTTAGAGACAGTCCACATCCCTCAAGTCATGGGATCTGGGCAGTTATCACCAGATACCAAGGCTAGCCAGGAATTTGCCAGAAATAGTGTTCCAGTCTGGGATCTTCCAAAACTTGAAG GAGTTGTCAGACAAGGAGAAGAGACAGAATCGCTGACACCAGTAAAAAGGCCATCTAGTGGTACATTCAAAGAGCCAATAACTTCCCCAACCATACCTTCACTGCCCCCACCAGTGCCTCCACCTCAACCTCCACCACCGCCACCTCCCCCTGCCTTCATGGATCCACCAACATGCAGCAAGTCTGTTCAAACCGGACCGGTGCGTACCAGCGACACATTCTCTGAGCTCTCTGATACGTCAACAGTGACAGACACTAGGAATTTGCTACAGGCAACAAAAGATGGCTCTCCAATCTCAGCCGGTGTTGACAATCCTGCCATGATTCCGGATGTTGACTATGTACCCAGGATAACACCCTCTGACGGTCTCCAGTAA